Proteins co-encoded in one Kocuria flava genomic window:
- a CDS encoding DUF3039 domain-containing protein produces the protein MDLIPASTTGTPTSGLDDSPYGTDPARPAGGTSTIEREETRELQEPGDHERFAHYVRKEKIMESALSGEPVIALCGKVWLPGRDPSRFPVCPTCKEIYEGLRPGQDDDQG, from the coding sequence ATGGACCTCATCCCAGCGTCGACCACCGGCACCCCGACCAGCGGGCTGGACGACAGCCCCTACGGCACCGATCCGGCACGTCCCGCGGGCGGCACCTCGACCATCGAGCGCGAGGAGACCCGGGAGCTGCAGGAGCCCGGGGACCACGAGCGGTTCGCGCACTACGTGCGCAAGGAGAAGATCATGGAGTCCGCCCTCTCGGGCGAGCCCGTGATCGCGCTGTGCGGCAAGGTCTGGCTGCCCGGACGCGACCCGAGCCGCTTCCCGGTCTGCCCCACCTGCAAGGAGATCTACGAGGGCCTGCGCCCCGGCCAGGACGACGACCAGGGCTGA